ACGGATTTTCCTGAGCCGGATTCGCCGACCACGCCAACGGTTTCACCGCGGCCTACAAAAAAGCTGACACCTTTCACCGCCGGTTTATAGGTTCCATCGGAGCGGAATTCGGTAACGAGGTCCTCGATTTGAAGTAGTGGTTTCATCCGGCGAACAGTTGCTGGAATATACGTTCGATCTTGGACTCTTGAATCACTTTGATTCCGAAATCAGCGGCTTTCACCTTATTGAATTTGCTGATGAAAATCTTGTCGAAGCCTAGTTTTTCGGCTTCCTTGATGCGCTGCTCTATGCGCTGGACCGGTCGTATTTCTCCGGTGAGTCCGACCTCGGCCGCAAAGCAGACCTTGTCTTCGAGGGCCAAATCAACGTTCGAGCTGAGTACGGCCACCATGACCGCGAGGTCAATGGCCGGATCCACGACTTTGATTCCACCCGTGATATTCAAGAACACATCCTTTTGCCCAAGCTTGAATCCACACCGCTTCTCCAGCACGGCTAAGAGCATGTTCAGTCTACGCAGATCGTATCCGGTGGCCGATCGCTGTGGATTGCCGTATACCGCGGAGCTGACCAAGGCCTGGATCTCGATCATCATGGGGCGCATACCTTCTAGGGTGGCGGCAATGGCGGTTCCGCTCGTGGGGCCATCTTTTTCCGAGACGAGCAGTTCGGACGGATTCGCCACTTCTCGAAGTCCGGCACCGTGCATCTCATAGATACCGAGCTCTTGGGTACTTCCAAAGCGATTCTTGTGAGCTCGCAGCAGTCGATAATTGTAGTTGCGGTCTCCCTCGAATTGCAAGACCACATCCACCATGTGTTCCAGAACTTTTGGTCCGGCCAGATTGCCTTCCTTGGTGATATGTCCGATCACGAATACAGGAACTCCGGTGTCTTTGGCGTAGCGGATGAGTTCTGCAGTACACTGCCGTATTTGTGAAACGCTTCCCGGGGTCGATTCGACCACATCGCTGTACAGGGTTTGAATGGAGTCGATCACCAGGAGGTGTGGCGCAAGGATCTCGGCTTGTTCAAAGATGTTCCGGGCACTTGTTTCAGGAAGTAGGTAGCACTCTTCATTGGTGATGCCGATGCGCTCGGCCCGCATGCGTATTTGTTTTTCACTCTCTTCGCCCGAAACGTAGAGGATTCGCGTTTTCTTCATGCGGAGGGCGATCTGCAGCATCAGCGTTGATTTTCCGATACCCGGCTCACCTCCAAGAAGAATAACAGAGCCCGGCACAAGACCCCCACCGAGAACTCGGTTCAGCTCATTGCCCGCCGTATTGATGCGCTGTTCGGCTCCTAGATCTACTTCCTTTATGGGTTTTGGCTTAGCAGTAGAAGTTGCCGTGGCCTTGGCTCTCCAGCCCGCTTTGTCCTTTCCTTTTTTGACCAATTCCTCGACGATGGTATTCCACTCGCCACAGGCCTTACACTGGCCCATCCACTTGGGGTACTCCGTTCCGCAGTTTTGACAGAAAAAGGTGGTTTTGGTCTTAGCCATTGTCGTTCATTCGCTCAATGAGTCCCGTGGTGCTTTTTCCCGGAACCAGATCTATGGTGGTTACCGTTCCGTCGTAGCTTTGAACCAGTTCGTGCCCCACGATCTCCTTTATAGCGTAATCCCCGCCTTTCACGAGGACGTCCGGACGAACCATATCGATCAGTTTTGCCGGGGTATCGTCTTCGAATGGGATCACTGCATCGACGAAGGTAAGGGATGCCAGGGCCAATGCGCGATCTTCGAGGCCATTCACTGGTCTATTTTCCCCTTTGAGTCGTTTCACTGAGTCATCGGAATTCAATCCGACCACCAGGTGTTTTCCGAGATCGCGTGCCATGGCCAAATAGGTGACATGTCCGGTGTGTAACAGGTCGAAACAGCCATTGGTGAATACCACTTTTTCTTCCAAAAAACGCCAGATGTGGCGTTGGTTCGGAAAAGAGTCGAATGTATGGATCTTGGCTTTGGCGTAGTCGAGGTGCCCCATGGATCAATTGGCTTCGGACCGTTTCTTTCTGGTTCGAGCTAAATATAGGGCAAAAAGGGCAATGGAGCCCGTGAATAGCGACATGAGCGTTTGGCTACTGTGAACGAGCGTAGCGTAGGTAAGGCCGCTCTGATAGTTGAAGATATTTTCGAGTCCGTAGGCTGAGCCGAGTACGGTCATACCGTACGCCACGGCCAGGTGGTAGCTTCCAATTCCACCTTGTGAGGGCACCACCATACCCAACCCACCGATGACCGTCATGGTTACCCCGTCTCCTATGGTTAGCAGGTCGAATTTAGAGAGTGAGAAGAAGTTGAAGTAGATCATACCGAAATAGGTGAGCCAAATGAGTAGGGTATAGGCGATAAACGCCCCTTTCCTTTTCATTTTGTACACGGTCTTCATGCCGTCGAACACGCCAAGCAAGAAGGCCCGTACTTTAAGGAATATAGGGAGTTCGAGGATGTGTTTTCTGAAGAGGAAAAGAATGATCACGGCTACGGCAAAGCCTCCGCCGAGGACGTAGAGTAGGGTGGAACTTCCCGAGCCGTCCGAGCTCGCGCGAGCCTCTGATATTGCGGTAAAGAAACCCATGATGTTGTCGAACTGAATCGCGAGGGCGGCCAGGACGAACATGCCGAGAAAAATGAAGTCGATCACGCGTTCAACGATGACCGTACCGATGAGTTTGTCGACCGGGATATCTTCGACTTGACTCAAGGAAGTGCAACGGGCGATTTCGCCTGCGCGTGGAATAAATAAGTTCGTGAAATAGCCGATGGTAACTGCGTGAATACTGTGCCAAGCCATTGCTTTATAGCCCATAGTATCGATGAGGATGAGCCAACGGAGTCCGCGGGCGACATAGGCTAACCAGCCCAGAAAAACGGTCCAAAGCACCCAGGCGTAATTGGCTTCTGACAAGTCGTGCACGAGTTCGCTCGTGTCGATATCCCTAAAGGCAAAGAAGATGAGAACCCCTGTAATAATGAGTACGACGAGGGTACGTATGATCTTGGACAGCCGTTTATTCACCTGCTGTATCAGTTAAGTCGGTTGGTTTCCTCGTTGGGAAATACAATAGCCGGTTTGAAGGATTTGGCCTCTTCGAAGTCCATTTGGGCGTACGCAATGATGATCACGATGTCTCCTGCTTGCACTCGGCGTGCGGCCGGACCGTTCATACAGACTTCTCCGGATCCGCGTTTTCCTTTGATGACGTAGGTTTCGAGTCGCTCGCCATTATTGATGTTGACGATTTGGACCTTTTCACCTTCGATCAGGTTCGCGGCTTCCATAAGATCCTCGTCAATGGTGATACTGCCAATGTAGTGCAGGTCAGCATCGGTGATCTTGACCCTGTGGATCTTCGATTTACAAACCTCGATAAGCATAGTGTTCTGTTTGCGCCGCAA
This is a stretch of genomic DNA from Flavobacteriales bacterium. It encodes these proteins:
- the radA gene encoding DNA repair protein RadA, coding for MAKTKTTFFCQNCGTEYPKWMGQCKACGEWNTIVEELVKKGKDKAGWRAKATATSTAKPKPIKEVDLGAEQRINTAGNELNRVLGGGLVPGSVILLGGEPGIGKSTLMLQIALRMKKTRILYVSGEESEKQIRMRAERIGITNEECYLLPETSARNIFEQAEILAPHLLVIDSIQTLYSDVVESTPGSVSQIRQCTAELIRYAKDTGVPVFVIGHITKEGNLAGPKVLEHMVDVVLQFEGDRNYNYRLLRAHKNRFGSTQELGIYEMHGAGLREVANPSELLVSEKDGPTSGTAIAATLEGMRPMMIEIQALVSSAVYGNPQRSATGYDLRRLNMLLAVLEKRCGFKLGQKDVFLNITGGIKVVDPAIDLAVMVAVLSSNVDLALEDKVCFAAEVGLTGEIRPVQRIEQRIKEAEKLGFDKIFISKFNKVKAADFGIKVIQESKIERIFQQLFAG
- the rfaE2 gene encoding D-glycero-beta-D-manno-heptose 1-phosphate adenylyltransferase encodes the protein MGHLDYAKAKIHTFDSFPNQRHIWRFLEEKVVFTNGCFDLLHTGHVTYLAMARDLGKHLVVGLNSDDSVKRLKGENRPVNGLEDRALALASLTFVDAVIPFEDDTPAKLIDMVRPDVLVKGGDYAIKEIVGHELVQSYDGTVTTIDLVPGKSTTGLIERMNDNG
- a CDS encoding flippase-like domain-containing protein; translated protein: MNKRLSKIIRTLVVLIITGVLIFFAFRDIDTSELVHDLSEANYAWVLWTVFLGWLAYVARGLRWLILIDTMGYKAMAWHSIHAVTIGYFTNLFIPRAGEIARCTSLSQVEDIPVDKLIGTVIVERVIDFIFLGMFVLAALAIQFDNIMGFFTAISEARASSDGSGSSTLLYVLGGGFAVAVIILFLFRKHILELPIFLKVRAFLLGVFDGMKTVYKMKRKGAFIAYTLLIWLTYFGMIYFNFFSLSKFDLLTIGDGVTMTVIGGLGMVVPSQGGIGSYHLAVAYGMTVLGSAYGLENIFNYQSGLTYATLVHSSQTLMSLFTGSIALFALYLARTRKKRSEAN
- a CDS encoding aspartate 1-decarboxylase, encoding MLIEVCKSKIHRVKITDADLHYIGSITIDEDLMEAANLIEGEKVQIVNINNGERLETYVIKGKRGSGEVCMNGPAARRVQAGDIVIIIAYAQMDFEEAKSFKPAIVFPNEETNRLN